ATCGAAATTCAAAAGAAGCTCAACAAAGGTTATCCTACCACCAATATTATTTTCGAAGATACCAACACCGGCGTTCTGTATCAGAGCGGTCGTGAAATTCTGCGCGCCGATTTAACTAACAGCGGCCAGTTGACGGAGCTTCTGAACAAATTTTTCGCGTATGAGCAGCCGGATATTAAGGAATTCGAAAAGGCGGTTGTGGAATTCTCCGGCCATGTCAAAGACCTGGCCACCGGATTGAAGGAAAAAATAGAGCTTGCACATAAAAATAATGACAAATTCAAAACAGTATACAAAGGATTTTTCGAGCTTTGCCGAAAATCACTGAATCCGAATATAAGAAAAGAGGCTGTCGATGAAATGCTCATCCAGCATTTATTGACTGAGCGGCTATTCCGGACGATCTTCGATAACCCTGAATTCACCAGTAGAAATGTAATTGCCGTGGAAGTCGAAAAAGTAATCGGCGCTCTGGTAAGCAAAGATTTCAGCCGGAAGGGGTTTTTGACTTCTTTGGATCGCTTTTATGTGGCAATAGAGAAAGCCGCCCGAAATCTGACCGATTTTTCCGAAAAACAGCATTTCCTGAACAGCATCTATGAGCAATTTTTCCGCGGTTATTCGGTCAAAGTGGCCGATACGCACGGCATTGTTTATACGCCGCAGCCGGTGGTCGAATTTATGTGCAACAGTGTGGCCGAAGTTCTTAAGAGCGAATTCGGGAAGAGCCTGAGCGATCCCGATGTTTATATTCTCGATCCCTGCACCGGCACCGGCAATTTTATCGTCAACCTTATGAAAATGATTCCCAAACGGGATTTACCGCGCATGTACCGGGATCAGTTATTTGCCAATGAAGTGATGCTGATGCCGTATTACATCGCCGCCATGAATATCGAGCATGCTTATTATGAGAAGACCGGGGAATATGAGTCGTTCGACGGCATCTGCTTTGTCGATACGCTTGATTTGGCAGAAACACAAACGGAAATATTTTATATATCCGCGGAAAATGCAGAAAGAGTACACCGCCAAAAAAACGCGCCTATCACGGTAATTATCGGTAATCCGCCTTACAATGTCGGACAGCTTAATGAAAATGATAATAATAAAAACCGTGTTTATCCGACCATTGATGGTATGATAAAGGAAACCTATGCCAAGTCATCAAAAGCGACCAATAAAAATGCCCTATATGATGCGTACGTCAAATTTATTTGTTGGGCAACTGATCGTATCGGTTCGCGCGACGGAATTATTTGTTTTGTAACAAACAATAGTTTTGTCGATAATATCGCATTTGACGGCATGAGATATCACTTGTCGGATAAATTTTATCGCATTTACCATGTAGACTTGCATGGAAATGTCCGAAAAAATCCTAAATTAAGTGGAACAACTCATAATATTTTTGGAATCCAGGTTGGAGTTGGCATAACAATCTTGATTCGGAAATCAGAATCGGATGAAAAGGAAATATATTATAATCGTGTTCCTGAGGAAATAAGGAAGGAAGAAAAAAATAAGATATTAAGAGATGCAGGGGATTTTAGAAAAATCAAGTGGCAGAAATTAACTCCGGATGAGAAAAATGTATGGTTGAAATCCATGGGTGCAGACTCATTTGGATTATTATTGCCAATAGCCTATAAGAGTAATAAGGAAACGAAACCGAATAATACGAAGGCAATATTCCAACTTTCTTCCAGTGGTATTAAAACAAATAGGGATACTATAGTATATGATTATCATCAGCGAGCACTATCACTAAGAATTAAGAATTTTATTGAAAATTACAATTCTGAAGTTGATCGTTATCTCAGATCGAAAAAAACAAAAGTCGATACTTTTGTTAGTTATGATAAAGTTAAATGGAGTGAA
The candidate division Zixibacteria bacterium HGW-Zixibacteria-1 genome window above contains:
- a CDS encoding DNA helicase; the encoded protein is MPRTVTNTKPSSKAIKSYYSALQELHQQEIFHEGAVRSAFQNLLSDVARKNKWILIPELSETATSRRVVPDGTIRDQFHMPRGYWEAKDSADDLDIEIQKKLNKGYPTTNIIFEDTNTGVLYQSGREILRADLTNSGQLTELLNKFFAYEQPDIKEFEKAVVEFSGHVKDLATGLKEKIELAHKNNDKFKTVYKGFFELCRKSLNPNIRKEAVDEMLIQHLLTERLFRTIFDNPEFTSRNVIAVEVEKVIGALVSKDFSRKGFLTSLDRFYVAIEKAARNLTDFSEKQHFLNSIYEQFFRGYSVKVADTHGIVYTPQPVVEFMCNSVAEVLKSEFGKSLSDPDVYILDPCTGTGNFIVNLMKMIPKRDLPRMYRDQLFANEVMLMPYYIAAMNIEHAYYEKTGEYESFDGICFVDTLDLAETQTEIFYISAENAERVHRQKNAPITVIIGNPPYNVGQLNENDNNKNRVYPTIDGMIKETYAKSSKATNKNALYDAYVKFICWATDRIGSRDGIICFVTNNSFVDNIAFDGMRYHLSDKFYRIYHVDLHGNVRKNPKLSGTTHNIFGIQVGVGITILIRKSESDEKEIYYNRVPEEIRKEEKNKILRDAGDFRKIKWQKLTPDEKNVWLKSMGADSFGLLLPIAYKSNKETKPNNTKAIFQLSSSGIKTNRDTIVYDYHQRALSLRIKNFIENYNSEVDRYLRSKKTKVDTFVSYDKVKWSESLKNSLARGVHGAYDETKIRHSIYRPFTKKYLFFDSLLNERHYQFHHIFPTSNTEKENFVICMSGIGSSKPFHEIITNIIPCLDLIEKTQCFPLYIYNEDGSNRKDNITDWALKEFKAHYNDKKISKKDIFYHIYGFLHHPEYRRKYADCLRRELPRIPYAPDFWAFSKAGKKLAEIHLNYEKAEPYKLEFIETADIPLSYMVKDKMRLSKDKASLIINPSLTLTGIPIKAFEYRLGNRSALDWVIDQYRIKEDKRSGIISDPNNPDDPEYIVRLVSQVISVSLETVDIVNSLPKDFGD